The Agromyces marinus genome window below encodes:
- a CDS encoding sensor histidine kinase: MARRRWGLGIATVVVLVLTVVAVAGEVTVLARDGADVVAGAAAVALALVGAAWFAVGAYLVAKRPGHPLGWIFAGVGLGTQAGVAGEIAGRAGWLEWTGSPVGIVVDGLGGLGIFLLIGLLPVLYPTGTISGRVPGAVASLTAVGALLAQLQVLHARVDPQVTWPFGPPPSDAQPWWALWLPWLLFGSGVLGGWALCVVRLARARHPLRQQLAWLLVAVVSVLVTAALGDSAVAMALQASALLLLPVAIAVGIVRYRLLDIETAVPRAITAGVMTVAIAGVYLVATAISGVGLTGSTLPSVIAAAVVAAVLLPLHSRVRRAVDLFVYGKRADPVRAVADLGAAVASGEGELLSAVVREVAATFRAEGARIRVGAGEVVASTGDMDATAALAVDLSIGGAVIGRLELLAPARGGSYSRADTAMLEAMAGTVALGVRAAGLADELEGQRDAVVEASAVARDRVRRDLHDGLGPSLTGLRLGLQALVDAHATGDDERAVAITAVLRDESERAVAEVRRVIDDLRPADLDEGDLASALRRRFSQTHGAAPVTVDAGELPSLPPRVEDGIFRVVAEAVANAHKHAGAGAVLVEIGQADGAVTARVSDDGSGMPAGPAAGVGLASMRARADELGGALDIRSSAAGTVITLTLPHPVDAGLPGAKR, encoded by the coding sequence ATGGCCAGGCGGAGGTGGGGGCTCGGGATCGCGACCGTCGTCGTGCTCGTGCTCACCGTCGTGGCCGTCGCCGGCGAGGTCACGGTGCTGGCGCGCGACGGCGCGGACGTCGTCGCCGGTGCGGCTGCCGTCGCGCTCGCGCTCGTGGGCGCGGCCTGGTTCGCGGTGGGTGCCTACCTGGTCGCGAAGCGGCCCGGGCACCCGCTCGGCTGGATCTTCGCCGGGGTCGGACTCGGCACGCAGGCGGGCGTCGCCGGCGAGATCGCAGGCCGGGCCGGGTGGTTGGAGTGGACCGGATCGCCCGTCGGCATCGTGGTCGACGGGCTGGGGGGACTCGGCATCTTCCTGCTCATCGGCCTCCTCCCGGTGCTGTACCCCACGGGAACCATCTCCGGTCGGGTGCCCGGGGCCGTGGCCTCGCTCACCGCGGTGGGCGCGCTGCTCGCCCAGCTGCAGGTGCTGCACGCGCGGGTCGACCCGCAGGTCACCTGGCCGTTCGGGCCTCCGCCGTCGGACGCGCAGCCCTGGTGGGCGTTGTGGCTGCCCTGGCTGCTCTTCGGCTCCGGCGTGCTCGGAGGCTGGGCGCTGTGCGTCGTCCGGCTCGCGCGGGCGCGGCACCCGCTCCGCCAGCAGTTGGCGTGGCTGCTCGTCGCGGTCGTGTCCGTCCTGGTCACCGCGGCGCTCGGCGACTCCGCGGTCGCGATGGCACTCCAGGCGTCGGCGCTGCTGCTCCTGCCCGTCGCGATCGCCGTCGGGATCGTCCGGTATCGGCTGCTGGACATCGAGACCGCCGTGCCGCGCGCGATCACCGCAGGGGTCATGACCGTCGCGATCGCGGGGGTGTACCTCGTCGCGACCGCGATCTCCGGCGTCGGGCTCACCGGTTCGACGTTGCCGTCCGTGATCGCGGCCGCGGTCGTCGCGGCAGTGCTGCTCCCGCTGCACTCGCGCGTGCGGCGCGCGGTCGACCTGTTCGTGTACGGCAAGCGGGCCGACCCGGTGCGTGCCGTGGCGGACCTCGGCGCCGCCGTCGCGTCGGGCGAGGGCGAGCTGCTGAGCGCGGTCGTCCGGGAAGTCGCCGCGACGTTCCGTGCAGAAGGGGCGCGCATCCGCGTCGGCGCGGGTGAGGTCGTCGCGTCGACCGGCGACATGGATGCCACGGCCGCCCTGGCGGTGGACCTCTCGATCGGTGGGGCCGTGATCGGCCGGCTCGAGCTCCTCGCCCCGGCGCGCGGCGGGAGCTACTCGCGCGCCGACACGGCCATGCTCGAGGCGATGGCGGGGACGGTGGCGCTCGGCGTCCGGGCCGCGGGCCTGGCGGACGAACTCGAGGGACAGCGCGACGCCGTGGTCGAGGCATCCGCCGTCGCCCGCGACCGGGTGCGCCGCGACCTGCACGACGGACTCGGCCCCTCGCTCACCGGCCTGAGGCTCGGGCTGCAGGCACTCGTCGACGCGCACGCGACGGGAGACGACGAGCGCGCCGTCGCGATCACCGCCGTGCTCCGCGACGAGTCGGAGCGCGCCGTCGCGGAGGTTCGGCGCGTCATCGACGACCTCCGGCCGGCCGACCTCGATGAGGGCGACCTCGCGTCCGCCCTGCGCCGTCGGTTCTCGCAGACGCACGGCGCCGCGCCGGTGACGGTCGATGCCGGGGAGCTGCCGTCGCTGCCGCCTCGAGTGGAGGACGGCATCTTCCGGGTCGTCGCCGAGGCCGTCGCGAACGCCCACAAGCATGCGGGAGCGGGAGCGGTCCTCGTGGAGATCGGGCAGGCGGATGGAGCGGTGACGGCGCGCGTGAGCGACGACGGAAGCGGAATGCCGGCCGGTCCGGCCGCCGGGGTGGGGCTCGCGTCGATGCGAGCCCGGGCGGACGAGCTCGGCGGGGCCCTCGACATCCGATCGTCCGCCGCCGGCACCGTGATCACCCTCACGCTGCCCCACCCCGTGGACGCGGGCCTGCCCGGAGCGAAGCGATGA
- a CDS encoding response regulator transcription factor produces MTVRVVIADDHPMYRFGLRAALEALGDVDVVGEASDGAELVGLVADRAPDVALTDLAMPGTDGVSAVAEISARFPGTRTLVLTMDAGDDAILAALRAGASGYLLKDAERDEIARAIRVVATGGTVFSGEVGARLVQHASAPNRERTRPFPELTERETEILAHIAAGRSNRDIAVSLFLAEKTVRNNVAMILAKLHLRDRAAAVAAARDHGLGAGR; encoded by the coding sequence ATGACCGTGCGGGTCGTGATCGCGGACGACCACCCCATGTACCGGTTCGGGCTGCGTGCGGCGCTGGAAGCGCTGGGCGACGTCGATGTCGTCGGCGAGGCGTCGGACGGTGCCGAGCTGGTCGGGCTCGTCGCCGACCGCGCACCCGACGTCGCGTTGACCGACCTCGCCATGCCGGGAACCGACGGCGTCTCGGCGGTCGCCGAGATCAGCGCCCGGTTCCCCGGAACGCGCACCCTCGTGCTGACCATGGACGCCGGAGACGACGCCATCCTGGCCGCGCTCCGCGCGGGCGCGAGCGGCTACCTTCTCAAGGACGCCGAACGGGACGAGATCGCGAGGGCGATCCGCGTCGTCGCGACGGGGGGCACCGTGTTCTCCGGCGAGGTCGGCGCGAGACTGGTGCAGCATGCATCCGCTCCGAACCGAGAGCGCACCCGCCCGTTCCCCGAACTCACCGAACGCGAGACCGAGATCCTCGCCCACATCGCGGCGGGTCGGTCCAACCGCGACATCGCCGTCTCGCTCTTCCTCGCGGAGAAGACGGTGCGCAACAACGTGGCGATGATCCTCGCGAAGCTGCACCTGCGCGACCGTGCGGCGGCGGTGGCCGCCGCGCGCGACCACGGGCTGGGCGCCGGCCGCTGA
- a CDS encoding glutamine amidotransferase-related protein: MTDAAGTAGTPVALVLRHDSAIGLGNLGPTLEAHGYEVRVFDAPTGDVTAIDPLTADLVVVLGGDEGVYEADEYPYLAAELDLLRARIAAEAPVFGVCLGAQLLAAALGADVYRGPRKEVGWLGVELTEAGEDSPVRHAAGARFVQWHGDTFDLPDGVERLAGSPQYANQAFRRGDWLLAVQFHPEVTHEIHEDWLAAWRDELPEHGLSVEGMRELQASCGPGAAAASAAILGDFVDGLATRRTLPRAG; the protein is encoded by the coding sequence ATGACGGATGCCGCCGGCACGGCCGGCACTCCCGTCGCCCTGGTGCTCCGCCACGACTCCGCGATCGGCCTGGGCAACCTCGGCCCGACGCTCGAGGCGCACGGCTACGAGGTGCGCGTGTTCGACGCCCCGACGGGCGACGTGACCGCGATCGACCCCCTGACCGCCGACCTCGTCGTCGTGCTCGGCGGCGACGAGGGCGTGTACGAGGCCGACGAGTACCCCTACCTCGCGGCGGAGCTCGACCTGCTCCGCGCCCGCATCGCGGCCGAGGCTCCCGTGTTCGGCGTGTGCCTGGGCGCCCAGCTGCTGGCTGCCGCCCTCGGCGCCGACGTGTACCGCGGGCCGCGCAAGGAGGTCGGCTGGCTCGGCGTCGAACTCACCGAGGCCGGCGAGGACTCCCCCGTCCGCCACGCGGCGGGCGCGCGCTTCGTGCAGTGGCACGGCGACACGTTCGACCTGCCCGACGGCGTCGAGCGCCTCGCCGGGTCGCCGCAGTACGCCAACCAGGCGTTCCGGCGCGGCGACTGGCTGCTCGCGGTCCAGTTCCATCCCGAGGTCACGCACGAGATCCACGAGGACTGGCTCGCGGCCTGGCGTGACGAGCTGCCCGAGCACGGCCTCTCGGTCGAGGGCATGCGCGAGCTGCAGGCCTCGTGCGGGCCGGGAGCTGCTGCGGCGTCCGCGGCGATCCTGGGCGACTTCGTGGATGGGCTCGCGACGCGGCGGACGCTGCCCCGGGCCGGCTGA
- a CDS encoding cation diffusion facilitator family transporter — MSASGGTKAILAAFLANTGIAITKFIAWFFSGSASMLAEAIHSVADAGNQLLLFVGGRQAKKAADREHPFGYGRERYVYAFVVSIILFSVGGMFSIYEGIDKLTHPHELTNAWLPILVLLIAILLESFSLRTAVVESNKVRGRQSWVQFVRRAKAPELPVVLLEDVAALTGLVFALFGVGLTVLTGDPLWDAVGTLMIGTLLIVVAIILGVETKSLLVGEGANESDAASIESAILAGPEAERIIHMKTLYLGPDELLVAAKVGFHADQRLLEVSTATNVIERRIRDAVPAARVIYIEPDVYVDPNLAAPPTDAIVIKGLE, encoded by the coding sequence ATGAGCGCATCCGGCGGCACGAAGGCGATCCTGGCGGCATTCCTCGCGAACACGGGCATCGCGATCACCAAGTTCATCGCGTGGTTCTTCTCGGGTTCGGCGTCGATGCTCGCGGAGGCCATCCACTCGGTCGCGGATGCCGGCAACCAGCTGCTGCTCTTCGTCGGCGGGCGCCAGGCGAAGAAGGCCGCCGACCGCGAGCATCCGTTCGGCTACGGCCGCGAGCGGTACGTGTACGCGTTCGTCGTGTCGATCATCCTGTTCTCGGTCGGCGGCATGTTCTCGATCTACGAGGGCATCGACAAGCTGACCCACCCGCACGAGCTCACGAACGCGTGGCTGCCCATCCTGGTCCTCCTGATCGCGATCCTGCTCGAGTCGTTCTCGCTGCGCACCGCGGTCGTCGAGTCGAACAAGGTGCGCGGCAGGCAGAGCTGGGTGCAGTTCGTCCGGCGCGCCAAGGCGCCCGAACTGCCCGTCGTGCTGCTCGAGGACGTCGCCGCGCTCACCGGCCTCGTGTTCGCCCTCTTCGGCGTGGGCCTCACGGTGCTGACCGGCGATCCGCTGTGGGATGCGGTCGGCACGCTCATGATCGGCACGCTCCTGATCGTGGTCGCGATCATCCTGGGCGTCGAGACGAAGAGCCTGCTCGTGGGCGAGGGCGCGAACGAGAGCGATGCGGCGAGCATCGAGTCCGCGATCCTCGCCGGCCCGGAGGCCGAGCGCATCATCCACATGAAGACCCTCTACCTCGGTCCCGACGAGCTGCTCGTCGCCGCGAAGGTCGGGTTCCATGCCGACCAGCGGCTGCTCGAGGTCTCGACCGCCACGAACGTCATCGAGCGGCGCATCCGAGATGCGGTGCCCGCGGCCCGCGTGATCTACATCGAACCCGACGTGTACGTCGATCCGAACCTGGCCGCGCCGCCGACCGACGCGATCGTCATCAAGGGGCTCGAATGA
- the proC gene encoding pyrroline-5-carboxylate reductase: MTTTPTVELPAIAFLGAGSMARAILAGLLAPHVAVEGGIRATNRSAERAAEFDDEPRVRAFATETDAAANRTAVDGAKLVVVAVKPAMVPGLLDEIADALEPGAVVVSVAAGVTVATFEAHLPEQVSVVRTMPNTPAVVGRAVTGVSAGTRSSEADLALVVSLFETVGEVLVVPESQLDALSTISGSGPAYVFLLIEELTKAAVAKGFTTEQARTMVEGTFRGASELLAVSDDDPAELRRRVTSPKGTTERAVAVLQDAGLADLFARATDAALARARELAAGA, from the coding sequence ATGACCACCACCCCGACCGTCGAACTGCCCGCGATCGCCTTCCTCGGGGCCGGGTCGATGGCCCGCGCCATCCTCGCCGGGCTGCTCGCTCCGCACGTCGCGGTCGAGGGCGGCATCCGCGCCACCAACCGCAGCGCCGAGCGCGCGGCCGAGTTCGACGACGAGCCGCGGGTGCGCGCGTTCGCGACCGAGACGGATGCCGCGGCCAACCGCACCGCGGTCGACGGCGCGAAGCTCGTGGTCGTCGCCGTGAAGCCCGCGATGGTGCCGGGCCTGCTCGACGAGATCGCGGACGCCCTCGAACCGGGCGCGGTCGTCGTGAGCGTCGCGGCGGGCGTCACGGTCGCGACGTTCGAGGCGCACCTGCCCGAGCAGGTCTCGGTCGTGCGGACGATGCCGAACACGCCCGCCGTCGTCGGCCGCGCCGTCACCGGCGTCTCCGCGGGCACGCGTTCCAGCGAGGCCGACCTCGCGCTCGTCGTGTCGCTCTTCGAGACGGTCGGCGAGGTGCTCGTGGTCCCCGAGTCGCAGCTCGATGCGCTCTCGACGATCTCGGGGTCCGGGCCGGCGTACGTGTTCCTGCTCATCGAGGAGCTGACGAAGGCGGCAGTCGCGAAGGGGTTCACGACCGAGCAGGCGCGAACCATGGTCGAGGGCACCTTCCGGGGTGCGAGCGAGCTGCTCGCGGTATCCGACGACGACCCTGCCGAGCTGCGCCGTCGGGTGACGAGCCCGAAGGGCACCACCGAACGTGCGGTCGCGGTCCTGCAGGACGCCGGACTCGCCGACCTGTTCGCGCGGGCGACGGATGCCGCGCTCGCCCGCGCGCGAGAGCTGGCGGCCGGGGCGTGA
- a CDS encoding beta-N-acetylhexosaminidase has translation MSIAPLAPRAPLDLDGDPRFGWRGVMLDVARRFRPLPELRRFIDLLAAHGLNVLQLHLTDDQGWRFEVRAYPRLAEVGGRRSASQVGHGPSATLDGVPHQGAYSQAELRELVAYAAARGIRLVPEIDVPGHAQSILAAHPEFGVGGVEAVRARVAEPWTRFGISDEVLNVEESTVAFVCTVFDELCDVFDSDVVGIGGDEAQKRRWRDDPRTQELMAERGLADEDELQAWFLGRVAAHLAGRGRRVIGWDEMLEGADAAAAVPPLPSDAVVASWRGPVGAELGARLGHDVVLCPDLWTYFDYRQSDAAEEPIPVGTVLSLEDVAAFDPVPDSAPDGFAERVAGVQANVWTEHLDTRDRLDYAVFPRLGAFAEVAWNGGPLDWGSFATRLPAYLSWLAEQGVDYRPLEGPRPDQQRPGVPGVPRSREERLAELARLTASLAR, from the coding sequence GTGAGCATCGCGCCGCTCGCACCGCGCGCGCCGCTCGACCTCGACGGCGACCCCCGGTTCGGCTGGCGCGGCGTGATGCTCGACGTCGCACGCCGGTTCCGCCCGCTGCCCGAACTGCGGCGATTCATCGACCTGCTCGCCGCGCACGGGCTCAACGTGCTGCAGCTGCACCTCACCGACGACCAGGGCTGGCGGTTCGAGGTGCGCGCCTACCCGCGCCTGGCCGAGGTCGGCGGCCGCAGGTCGGCGTCGCAGGTCGGCCACGGGCCGTCGGCGACGCTCGACGGCGTGCCGCACCAGGGGGCGTACTCGCAGGCCGAACTGCGCGAGCTCGTCGCGTACGCGGCGGCACGCGGCATCCGCCTGGTGCCCGAGATCGACGTGCCGGGCCACGCGCAGTCCATCCTCGCCGCCCACCCCGAGTTCGGGGTCGGCGGGGTCGAGGCGGTGCGCGCGCGCGTCGCCGAGCCGTGGACGCGCTTCGGCATCAGCGACGAGGTGCTGAACGTCGAGGAGTCGACGGTCGCGTTCGTGTGCACCGTGTTCGACGAACTGTGCGACGTGTTCGACTCCGACGTCGTCGGGATCGGCGGCGACGAGGCGCAGAAGCGGCGCTGGCGCGACGACCCGCGCACCCAGGAGCTCATGGCCGAGCGCGGCCTCGCCGACGAGGACGAGCTGCAGGCGTGGTTCCTCGGGCGGGTGGCCGCCCACCTCGCCGGGCGCGGACGTCGCGTCATCGGGTGGGACGAGATGCTCGAGGGAGCGGATGCCGCGGCGGCGGTGCCGCCGCTGCCCTCGGACGCCGTCGTCGCGTCATGGCGCGGACCGGTCGGTGCCGAGCTCGGCGCGCGCCTCGGGCACGACGTCGTGCTCTGCCCCGACCTGTGGACCTACTTCGACTACCGGCAGTCGGATGCCGCGGAGGAACCGATCCCGGTCGGCACCGTGCTCTCGCTCGAGGACGTCGCGGCGTTCGACCCCGTGCCCGACTCGGCGCCGGACGGGTTCGCCGAGCGCGTCGCGGGCGTGCAGGCCAACGTCTGGACCGAGCACCTCGACACCCGCGATCGCCTCGACTACGCGGTCTTCCCTCGCCTCGGCGCGTTCGCCGAGGTCGCCTGGAACGGCGGCCCGCTCGACTGGGGCTCGTTCGCGACGCGACTGCCCGCGTACCTCTCCTGGCTGGCCGAGCAGGGCGTCGACTACCGCCCGCTCGAGGGCCCTCGACCCGACCAGCAGCGGCCGGGCGTGCCGGGGGTGCCGCGCTCGCGCGAGGAGCGCCTCGCCGAACTCGCTCGGCTCACGGCCTCCCTCGCACGCTGA
- the rlmC gene encoding 23S rRNA (uracil(747)-C(5))-methyltransferase RlmC, translating to MDCAYFDAGRCRSCTLMGRPYPAQLAEKQARAEDLLAPFDVAEWAPPVASGERDYRNKAKMVVGGTVDAPTIGILDADGHGVDLQACGICSPGHRAAFGPIARFITLSRITPYDVPRRTGELKHLIVTESPDGELMIRFVLRSTEPVARIRKHLPTLLADLPNARVVSVNVLPEHKAVLEGEHEIVLTEQQTLAMRLNDVTMHLRPQSFFQTNTTIAAALYAEARDWITDLAPASAWDLYSGVGGFALHLAGGDPDEGPAVTGIETSVEAVASAELSRTDAALHRVRFESGDATRFALDAPADEAPDLVVVNPPRRGIGAELSGWLEASGIRHVLYSSCNAVSLAKDLAAMPSYRPVRARVFDMFPQTPHFEVMTLLERRG from the coding sequence GTGGACTGCGCCTACTTCGACGCGGGGCGCTGCCGGTCGTGCACGCTCATGGGTCGGCCGTACCCTGCGCAGCTCGCGGAGAAGCAGGCGCGCGCCGAGGACCTGCTGGCGCCGTTCGATGTGGCCGAGTGGGCGCCGCCCGTCGCCTCGGGCGAGCGCGACTACCGCAACAAGGCGAAGATGGTCGTCGGCGGCACGGTCGACGCGCCCACGATCGGCATCCTCGACGCCGACGGCCACGGCGTCGACCTCCAGGCCTGCGGCATCTGCTCCCCCGGTCACCGCGCCGCATTCGGGCCGATCGCCCGGTTCATCACGCTGTCGCGCATCACGCCCTACGACGTGCCGCGCCGCACGGGCGAGCTGAAGCACCTCATCGTCACCGAGTCGCCCGACGGCGAGCTCATGATCCGCTTCGTGCTGCGCTCGACCGAGCCGGTGGCGCGCATCCGCAAGCACCTGCCGACGCTGCTCGCCGACCTGCCGAACGCGCGGGTGGTGAGCGTGAACGTGCTGCCCGAGCACAAGGCCGTACTCGAGGGCGAGCACGAGATCGTGCTCACCGAACAGCAGACGCTCGCGATGCGCCTGAACGACGTGACGATGCACCTGCGCCCGCAGAGCTTCTTCCAGACGAACACGACCATCGCGGCGGCCCTCTACGCCGAGGCGCGCGACTGGATCACCGACCTCGCACCCGCCTCGGCATGGGACCTCTACTCGGGCGTCGGCGGCTTCGCGCTGCACCTCGCGGGCGGCGACCCCGACGAGGGCCCCGCCGTCACCGGCATCGAGACGAGCGTCGAGGCCGTCGCGAGCGCGGAGCTCAGCCGAACGGATGCCGCGCTCCACCGGGTGCGGTTCGAATCCGGGGATGCCACGCGCTTCGCGCTCGACGCCCCGGCCGACGAGGCGCCCGACCTCGTGGTCGTGAACCCGCCGCGTCGCGGCATCGGCGCCGAGCTGAGCGGATGGCTCGAGGCATCCGGCATCCGCCACGTGCTCTACTCGAGCTGCAACGCCGTCTCGCTCGCGAAGGACCTCGCCGCGATGCCCTCGTACCGGCCCGTTCGGGCGCGCGTGTTCGACATGTTCCCGCAGACGCCGCACTTCGAGGTCATGACGCTGCTCGAGCGGCGCGGCTGA
- a CDS encoding potassium channel family protein, whose product MVDRIKHDAPVLVIGLGRFGAATAGQLDRLGREVLAVDEDENLVQKWAERVTHAVVADAKSLDALKQIGAQEFSIAVCAVGSSVEASVLITANLVDLKIPQIWAKAISSSHGKILERIGANHVIYPEREAGERTAHLVSGRMLDFIEFDDDFALVKMYPPKPIRGKTLTESGVRSRHRVTVVGVKSPGKPFTYATEHTVVTTHDLIIVSGTEGDIEKFAALE is encoded by the coding sequence TTGGTTGATCGCATCAAGCACGACGCGCCGGTGCTCGTCATCGGCCTGGGGCGGTTCGGCGCCGCCACGGCCGGCCAGCTCGACCGGCTCGGCCGCGAGGTCCTCGCGGTCGACGAGGACGAGAACCTGGTGCAGAAGTGGGCGGAGCGCGTCACGCACGCGGTCGTCGCCGACGCGAAGTCGCTCGACGCGTTGAAGCAGATCGGCGCGCAGGAGTTCTCGATCGCGGTGTGCGCGGTGGGATCGTCGGTCGAGGCATCGGTGCTCATCACCGCGAACCTCGTCGACCTGAAGATCCCGCAGATCTGGGCGAAGGCGATCTCGAGCTCGCACGGCAAGATCCTCGAGCGCATCGGCGCGAACCACGTCATCTACCCCGAGCGCGAGGCGGGCGAGCGGACGGCGCACCTCGTGTCGGGCCGCATGCTCGACTTCATCGAGTTCGACGACGACTTCGCGCTCGTGAAGATGTACCCGCCGAAGCCGATCCGGGGCAAGACGCTCACGGAGTCGGGCGTGCGCTCACGCCACCGCGTCACCGTGGTGGGGGTCAAGAGCCCCGGCAAGCCGTTCACGTACGCGACCGAGCACACGGTCGTGACCACGCACGACCTCATCATCGTCTCGGGCACCGAGGGCGACATCGAGAAGTTCGCGGCGCTCGAATAG
- a CDS encoding TrkH family potassium uptake protein codes for MAAQAVGRRGPARRSWLMRVRAFGGGIIRSSPSRFAILVFATLVLLTTALLSLPLARAGTGTGGTPLYDAFFTAVSTICVTGLTTVDMATHWSPFGNAVIFIGMNIGGMGVLTLASILGFVISRRLGLRAKLIAASDTNPSRAHAGPVSERQAIRLGEVGGLLATVAVSTLAIEAVIMVGMIPSVLAKGYDFGTSLWYSAYYAVSAFTNTGFNPNPEGPVEFFDDYWFQSLMMIAVFLGSLGFPVIFALLRTWSSPRRWSVHVKLTITTTVALWFAGAITFLVLEYDNPRTYGSFGFGKTLYEAFFMSTMTRSGGFATIDMADMYGSSLLVTDMLMFVGGGSASTAGGIKVTTLAVLFLAAYAEARGKPAMEAFGRRIPRDMLRLAVSVVLWGATIVAVSTVIITQITKSPLDFVLFDVISAFATCGLSTGLTESLPPEGKYVMALTMFMGRVGTVTLAAAFAATQKRQLFKRPEERPIVG; via the coding sequence ATGGCCGCGCAAGCCGTGGGTCGTCGGGGTCCCGCCCGGCGCTCGTGGCTCATGCGCGTCCGCGCCTTCGGCGGCGGGATCATCCGCAGCTCGCCGTCGCGATTCGCGATCCTCGTGTTCGCGACGCTGGTCCTGCTCACGACCGCGCTGCTCTCGCTTCCGCTCGCGCGCGCCGGCACCGGCACCGGGGGCACGCCGCTGTACGACGCGTTCTTCACGGCCGTCTCGACGATCTGCGTCACCGGGCTGACCACGGTCGACATGGCCACCCACTGGTCGCCGTTCGGCAATGCGGTCATCTTCATCGGCATGAACATCGGCGGCATGGGCGTGCTCACGCTCGCCTCGATCCTCGGCTTCGTGATCTCGCGGCGGCTCGGCCTTCGGGCCAAGCTCATCGCCGCGAGCGACACCAACCCGTCTCGGGCGCACGCCGGCCCGGTGTCGGAGCGTCAGGCGATCCGGCTCGGCGAGGTCGGCGGGCTCCTTGCGACCGTCGCGGTGAGCACGCTCGCGATCGAGGCCGTGATCATGGTCGGGATGATCCCGAGCGTGCTCGCGAAGGGATACGACTTCGGCACGAGCCTGTGGTACTCGGCGTACTACGCGGTGAGCGCGTTCACCAACACCGGGTTCAATCCGAACCCCGAGGGGCCGGTCGAGTTCTTCGACGACTACTGGTTCCAGTCGCTCATGATGATCGCGGTGTTCCTCGGCAGCCTCGGCTTCCCCGTGATCTTCGCGCTCCTGCGCACCTGGAGCTCGCCGCGGCGCTGGAGCGTGCACGTGAAGCTCACGATCACGACGACCGTCGCGCTGTGGTTCGCCGGCGCCATCACCTTCCTCGTGCTCGAGTACGACAATCCCAGGACGTACGGTTCGTTCGGATTCGGCAAGACCCTCTACGAGGCGTTCTTCATGTCGACCATGACCAGGTCGGGCGGTTTCGCGACCATCGACATGGCCGACATGTACGGTTCGAGCCTGCTCGTGACCGACATGCTCATGTTCGTCGGCGGCGGGTCCGCGTCCACCGCGGGCGGGATCAAGGTGACCACGCTCGCCGTGCTGTTCCTCGCCGCCTACGCGGAGGCGCGCGGCAAGCCGGCGATGGAGGCGTTCGGCCGCCGCATCCCGCGCGACATGCTGCGCCTGGCGGTCAGCGTCGTGCTGTGGGGCGCCACGATCGTGGCGGTCTCGACGGTGATCATCACCCAGATCACGAAGTCTCCGCTCGACTTCGTGCTGTTCGACGTGATCTCGGCGTTCGCCACGTGCGGCCTCTCGACCGGGCTCACCGAGTCGTTGCCGCCCGAGGGCAAGTACGTGATGGCGCTGACGATGTTCATGGGGCGTGTCGGCACGGTCACCCTCGCTGCGGCGTTCGCCGCGACCCAGAAGCGCCAGCTGTTCAAACGACCGGAAGAGAGGCCCATCGTTGGTTGA
- a CDS encoding ArsR/SmtB family transcription factor, whose translation MADIFDVVADPTRRDILAVLLDRETTKPESGGEISVGEIVTALGVSQPTVSKHLKVLREAGLVAVREEGQHRYYRLDRAPLELLEDWLIPFVTTDAAADAATLAGADAEDLEIPLNDDQRAFASALGKAFAETAHQVSAVVAPKRRR comes from the coding sequence ATGGCGGACATCTTCGACGTGGTGGCGGACCCGACCCGGCGCGACATCCTCGCGGTCCTGCTCGATCGCGAGACCACGAAGCCGGAGTCCGGTGGCGAGATCAGCGTGGGCGAGATCGTCACCGCGCTCGGCGTGAGCCAGCCGACCGTGTCCAAGCACCTGAAGGTCCTGCGCGAGGCCGGCCTGGTCGCGGTCCGCGAGGAGGGCCAGCACCGCTACTACCGGCTCGACCGGGCTCCGCTCGAACTGCTCGAGGACTGGTTGATCCCGTTCGTGACGACGGATGCCGCGGCCGACGCGGCCACGCTCGCCGGCGCCGACGCGGAGGACCTCGAGATCCCGCTCAACGACGACCAGCGGGCATTCGCCTCCGCCCTCGGCAAGGCGTTCGCCGAGACCGCGCACCAGGTGTCGGCCGTGGTCGCGCCGAAGCGCCGCCGGTAG